The sequence below is a genomic window from Coffea arabica cultivar ET-39 chromosome 8e, Coffea Arabica ET-39 HiFi, whole genome shotgun sequence.
TTGGAATCTCATTACTTGATTCAATGCCACCCATTTCAATTATAGGGATCTATTGGCTATATGCGCCAAGCTCAGGGGTCTATGTCCAATTAACCCGTTCAAATTCTAATTCAGCTGTCTATAAGAGCTTCTTTAGCGGCCAGATTAAGAGCAAATCGAAGAAATCAAATAGTCGGTCAGAGTTCATTCAGGTTTGAAAAACATCGAAACCCTAGGGCATTCCGTTTACTTccttattttctgattttttgaacTTAGCAGTTTAATTTCATCTTATTTGGCTTTCTCTTATTTAATTTTTGAGACCTTTTGCAGTTTCTTCTCAATCAAAATGGCTCGTACGAAGCAAACAGCTGGCAAGTCCACCGGAGGAAAGGCTCCAAGGAAACAGCTTGCCACAAAGTATATATGCTTTCTTCCTCGGAATGAATTGTTCTGGTAATATTTATTTGAGTACACTAATTTGTGAACTTTgatgtcatttttttttgaagatttaGCTCGTATTCTTGTTTATAGTCGTTTGTAAACTTACATAGCTCCTCCCTGTATATTGAGATTTATTTTCACTCTTTGTTAAATTTTTTATGCAAATTGTAATAATTATGTGTACGAAATACTGGAGGACTGGTTTCTCTGGATTATTTGGTCCTTCTACGGGTGCAGTACTGACTGAATTTGGaatttctatatatatatatatatatatatatatatatagctatGATATTTTATTCTTCGATAAACACGATGGATTTTGCTCAAAATTTTCAACAGTATTGCACTCGTAGAAGGACCAAATAATCCAGAGAAACCAGTCCCCCTTGGCTGGTtgaatttttttgcattttttaggggatttttttgaaaaactggtGGTGTTTCAAAACAATGTTGCAGACTTTTGCTGACCCTGATGGCGAATATATATGTTAAAAGTACCTACAGCCAAGAAATTAATAAATGAAAGAGCAAATATAGATGTACAGAAGATTGAAACCATTACCACTTAGTAGAAGCATGCTTATGTTGTACGAAGTAACTGTTCTGGACTATAAAATGTAAAATGTTAACTTAATGTTCAGGAGAAAGGTGATAACTTTTATCACTACAAAAAGTCGATGCTTGGATTTGGTATTTTGTGTTGTATGTTGTTTCATCTTACAAAAGATGTCAATCGCAAGTTGTGAACCGTTATATTGATGATGGTGTTGCAGAGCTTGTTCAAGGAGTCTTGTTTATTGATGAGGttcatctatatatatatatatacacattatTATGAATGAGTTTGGGTGTTATTTTGGTATGTTCTAAGTATTTGAAGCATCTTATTTGCAGGTTGATATGTTGGATATGGAATGCTTTTCATACTTGAACCGTGCTCTAGAAAGTTTTCTATCACCAATAGTGATTTTTCCCGCAAATAGAGGAATATGTAATGTCAGGTATAAAGCAACGCTGGTGTAGTTCTTtgaattatatcttgattttcaTCCTTTCATTTCTTTAATTATTGGTTGCTATAATCTCAGTGGAACATCAAGAGCGTAGACTTGAATCACTTAATTTTGCATAGGTGCTCTTAACATTTATTCTCAATCTTAGTTCATCCTctgaattatttaaaattattgTAGATGCTCTCTGAATGTGTAGGTCACATACTGGTGTTACCTTCCACATGTATATGTTGAAGTTAATTTGTAATTAATCAATGATTGATTAATGCTTAAGACAGCTTTCTTTTTTCTGCCCGAGGAGAAAGGGGGAAGGGGATGAAACTTTGGATTCTGTTGTACATTATCTATTTCTCAATTTCATCAATAGGTGACATACGCATAGGCATCCCTTTGCCGAATAATGTTGCAGTAGTCTTCCTACAGTCTTTCGCCAGTAGAAGAGTGTATTTTTCACCAATAGTTGCCCGCATCTTAATCTTTATAGTCTGATTGCAGAAAATTGCTGGAAATCCTATTTTTAGCTAAATTGaaatctttttttgttttttggtgtgTAAAGGAATATATATGACGTCCTCGTGGCATACCCATCAACTTAATTGACAGATTAGTGATTATACGAACTGAAATGTATGATCCAGCTGAGATGATACAGTTTCTAATATGATATTCTTTTACAAACTTATTTATGCTAATATAACCTTATGATTGTTTTACATTGATACGTAGCTGTTATGATGTTTGTCCAGATATTAGCAATTCGTGCATAGGTGGAGGAACTGGTAATTGACGAAGAAAGCCTGGCTCTCTCTCATATCCCTCCACGCTGCAACTCCAGGCCACTTGTACCCTCTCCTCTAAAAAGAAGTTGTCAATCCCCTCTCTCTCCTTCTTTGATCAATTGCAAAGCTAAAGTTTCCTTGATTCTttctttgatattttttttctccctttttattcttttcctcttttctttccttttttttctgatCAATCACTTGATTACTAAGAGAGCTGAACTATTTGTTTTCCAAAAGTCATTGGAAGCTTCCAAATCTGTAAATGAAGCAAAGCTCCTCCTCCACCACCATAGATTGTCATGTGCCAAATTGGCGACTCTATGACTTTTCccccttctcttttttctttactCTTATGTTTTAATGGATATTTAgtatttttttcctcaaatGCAGCCACAGTACAAAAAAGCCTATGATGAAAGCTCCAGTGGCACCATCAATTGTTTGTCGTATTTACCATAATGTTCTACAATCTGTAATCCCACGATTCTTCTTCctttacattttattttttttaattccttgtttctggCACCTTTAGTTTTCCTTTGCTTGATTTTTTGCTCTTTTTCACGCTCATCTTGGCTTATTTCGTGTCATTTTCTGAATTTATTGCCAGGTACAATGGAATAAGATGGATTTTTCTAATTATCTAAATTCACAATAATAGAGGAAGGATAGCAAGGAATATTTACTTTCTGTATGTTGGGTTAGTAGAATTTCAAATCCTGATTCTTCAATTTGTTCACCTTATATTTCTGTTTCTGTTCCTTGGCTAGGATTAAGGATTAAGGCCTGACAAGGTTTGTGCCCTTTCACATGCACCGTTGCAGGTCTGTTTTCTCTCTATCTTTCGCAAGCAAACAAACAATGCAATCATTCATGCTCATTTTAATTCATTTGTAATGCAAAGACTTTATTTAATTACATGTACCATCTTGTAAGAGCATTTCTACATCAAATCTCCCTTACAAGAGAACTCCCTTGAGCTGGCTCAAGATCTCCTACCAAGATGGTAGTTGAGTTTCATTATTTTGCTACTTTTCTTGATGTGCATGTATACATTTCatattgttcttttcttttgattgtttTATTAAGTGTATATTGGATAGGTTGAAAATTGCGTCTGCTTGGCAAAGAAGGCAATGACAGCATGTCAGAATAAATATTATTAGATGTGGTGCGATTTAAAATTGTCACTCACAGCAAGGTCTTAGGTATCCTCAAGGCTCACAATATATGtaataataagaatgaaaaTAAATCAACATCATCTTTAATGTTGCATTTCTACTCTTATTGTTGAAGTTATTATaatattagatttttttttggctggcAGAAGTTGCACCAAAATTTCCTTTGTATCATTTGATCAAGCAAGAAAGATATTTCCTCCCAACTGGAAATAGTATGCCCTCTCGTCCCTCTTTCTCCCTATTGGCTGTTTTTATAAGCACGGTTAAAGATTGGATTAGGCTTATTTTAGTTGAGTAATTCCCATTGTTTGATGATTGTATATTCTTGAGTTGTGTCTTCATTGTGTGTTAATGTGCCAGTTTACCGTCTAGAACTTATTTCTAAAtgtattaatttttgaaaattttccatgcTTCTTTAAATATCCCTCTGGTTATATGGCAGAGAAAATGGGACATGGGTTGTCTGTTTACAAGTTGGTTTTGTTCTGCAACCTTAACATGCTATTGAGCTATAGTTTTCCTTGTTAATTTTTAGTAGAGTATAATTTATATACttattgcaaaaagataatcttGTCGGTTTAAATTCCTTTATCAGCCTCTATGATGCACCAGAGgctttctcatttttttctctAGATTGGCCACCGCAAGTAATAATCTTGAGATACTCAGTCGTGAATTCTCTAAATATCTCTCTGGTTATCATCTTGCAGTTTCGATGTCATTTATTGCTTTACATGTATCTTAAAGTTAAACCCCCCCTCTTTTCTCTAGGAAAAAAATGCGtttaagaaatcagaaaaataatttgatttgATCATTTCTTTAATAAGGACTTGGTTATTTTCTCATTTGAAACTTTCCAATGTACTGCAACTCTCTTGATTTCACTTTATAGATTTAAAGCTGTTAAGAAATCTCTGATCATGAATTGCAGGCTTATTGCTTCTGATGGAGTTAATATCACACAATTTATCAAGTGTTGTATCCTATTCGAACGAGGAAAAAATACTACAAACATACCAGTTGTGAACTGGATAAAACAGCTTGTTGCAACATATTTATCAGAACTATGTGGCCTCAACAACTTGTTGGAAGCCTTTAGCTGTGATGCGGATCAATGGAGCTGAAAAGATTTAGATTATCACCTTCAGCTATGACTGTAttggcatatgtatatatgGCTTTTGCTAACATCAATGTTGCGAAACCTTGGCCTGTTGCACTTTGCTATTATTTTCTAATTGGAAAATGCAGCATTGTTCACTAGGCTCAGTAACTAGAATGATATTGTGAAAAACTGACTAATAAGAAAGTTGAACATTATCGCAAATGCTTTGGCACATATGTTATGTATATCTTGCGAGTATTGTAGTTTGTGCATGTAAAGTACTTTGCCTTTGCCTACTAGGAGCTACTCTGCAGAGTTTTGATAAGAGTTTGTTATCTatacatttattaaatggaCAAAGATATTATctattaatttttcttcttttgttgttgCCTGCTTTCTTTGTTCTGTCAAATGTTTGTATAAATAATCAGTGTATACTGTACTGAAGCTTGTTCCAATTTCCAACCTTTGAATGAAGGATTCTTCTTTTGTCAATTCAATTTATATTTTCATATTGAGGTAAAATCATTTTGGCCAACAGGGTAATTTGTTGTTTGGGCTGAGATATATTTGCTTCGAGCGTTATTGCTTGGGCTTGGCCAAAAAACTGTAGTAATGTAAAAGGCATTGAAGGGGCGTAATGCTTGTGTGTCATTCTCGCTACTAATGAAGTGAGGGGATAAAAATAGTTGATAAGGTGGATAGAATTCTGTGAGTGACAAATGTCACTTTGTTACAAATCATGATTTTCGCAATGGCGAAATACTACTCTCTATCCACCAGGCCATGACTTTTGTAACTGTACTTCATTATATTCAACTTTGTGTATACATGGCATTTGCCATTTTCCATTTAAATCTCAATTTATTATCTACCACCATCTTCTACTTTGAAGAATTAATCTCCCTATGCACCTTATTTATACGATATTCATCAAATTTGCAACCATTCTATAATTACAATTATTCCAGTCTCTAATATAATGTATGCTTTGCACAATCCATTTTTATCTTCCAACAATTAGTGCAATTAAACTTataatttcaactttttttttacaTTCAATGGGGCATGCTAAGCACTATTACCAACGCATATTTGACATATTTGGCGGGGCATATTGTCTTTAGTTACCTACGCGCATCGCGCGTTTTATACCTCCTAGTAAAAGTCAATCGCCAGTTGGCTATCTATCCATCTTATCTGTAAGGAGAATGCTACAGGCATGGCATATCCCATGTTAAGGGGCCTTTTTCCCTCCCTAGAGCCACAcgaaaagaacaaggaaaaaaaaagttaaataaaGTACCCAAGGTCCTTGCGGGACACGAAAGTTTAAAAGAAGACTACTTCAAATTTTAATTCAGAGTAGGGATTTGCTGTTCATTCTTTTCTCATTTtgtaaattatattttataccTTTACAATAAAAGTTaaaagtaaatcttatatatactaacAGTATGTACACTATCACTTGTTCAATCCATGATATATgtgcaaaagttaaattttaaattcaaattttacatatttatcattcatccaacattaacagtatatacactgtcagtgtagaaaAAATTAATCTAAAAGTTAATTAGTTCTATCATATTTAAGAAagaataaattttgtatatactGTCAATGTATACATTATTATGGTTGAATGGATGATACATgagtaaattttaaattttaaattcaaattttgcacatgTATCATATATCTAATGGCGATAGCATATACATTtatagtgtatataagattcattttttaagaaaaatagttcCATAAATATGGAGCGAGTCTTCATCCCTAGGACACATATAAGATATCTGTGTATTAAAGTCAAATTCAACTAAGCAAACATTTCCTTAACATTTTGTGAAAGGATTTTCTTTCTGCAAACATAGGTACCTCGTAATTGGGTTACAATAATGTAACGAAGCAGACTTGAAAACTTGAACACAGTGCCTaataaaaacacacaaaaatatTGAATGTAAGTTTGAAGGTACGTATTTGCAATATAAATTTGTAAGGTAGGTAAACTAAATTTCTTCCTCAATTAACATCAAAAGAAATTAGAGCTTCGTGCCTAATTTGGGCTCAATTCCAACTCAAAATTAATCCATAATTATATTTTTCCTTTCATATACTTTAATccataattatatattataagcatatattattttattttattttaccatTATATGCAAATTATAAATTATGTATGCAATAATACATACAATTATTAAACAATATACATCATTATAAATA
It includes:
- the LOC113702690 gene encoding uncharacterized protein isoform X1 yields the protein MPPISIIGIYWLYAPSSGVYVQLTRSNSNSAVYKSFFSGQIKSKSKKSNSRSEFIQFLLNQNGSYEANSWQVHRRKGSKETACHKVDMLDMECFSYLNRALESFLSPIVIFPANRGICNVRNIYDVLVAYPST
- the LOC113702690 gene encoding uncharacterized protein isoform X2 is translated as MPPISIIGIYWLYAPSSGVYVQLTRSNSNSAVYKSFFSGQIKSKSKKSNSRSEFIQFLLNQNGSYEANSWQVHRRKGSKETACHKVDMLDMECFSYLNRALESFLSPIVIFPANRGICNVRY